In one Pseudomonas sp. SCA2728.1_7 genomic region, the following are encoded:
- a CDS encoding ATP-binding protein, protein MPDPVAASLRLAPEALTRPFSAEQFSFTTTNDLEPFRGVLGQERAVEALQFGVAMPRPGYNVFVMGEPGTGRFSFVKRYLKAEGKRLQTPADWVYVNNFDEPREPRALELPSGTAGAFIGDINGLIDNLLATFPAVFEHPSYQQKKSAIDRAFNQRYDKALDIIERLALEKDVALYRDASNIAFTPMLDGKALDEAEFAQLPEADRERFHDDISGLEERLNEELASLPQWKRESNNQLRSLNEETITLALQPLLSPLSEKYAENAAVCGYLQAMQVYLLKTVVEQLVDDSKTDAVARKLLEEQYAPSLVVGHPISGGAPVVFEPHPTYENLFGRIEYTTDQGALYTTYRQLRPGALHRANGGFLILEAEKMLSEPFVWDALKRALQSRKLKMESPLGEMGRFATVTLNPQHIPLQVKVIIIGARSLYYTLQDLDPDFQEMFRVLVDFDEDIPMVDESLEQFAQLLKTRTSEEGMAPLTADAVARLATYSARLAEHQGRLSARIGDLFQLVSEADFIRHLAGDEMTDAGHIERALKAKATRTGRVSARILDDMLAGIILIDTDGAAVGKCNGLTVLEVGDSAFGVPARISATVYPGGSGIVDIEREVNLGQPIHSKGVMILTGYLGSRYAQEFPLAISASIALEQSYGYVDGDSASLGEACTLISALSKTPLKQCFAITGSINQFGEVQAVGGVNEKIEGFFRLCEARGLTGEQGAIIPQANVATLMLDEKVLAAVRAGQFHVYAVRQADEALSLLVGEPAGEPNADGEFPEGSINARVVERLRDIAEMISEEDLKEAEKELAQEALAEAKPA, encoded by the coding sequence ATGCCTGATCCTGTTGCTGCCAGCTTGCGTCTCGCGCCCGAAGCGCTGACCCGTCCGTTTTCCGCTGAACAGTTCAGCTTCACTACCACCAATGATCTGGAGCCCTTTCGCGGTGTGCTCGGCCAGGAACGCGCGGTCGAAGCCTTGCAGTTCGGTGTGGCCATGCCACGCCCCGGTTACAACGTATTCGTCATGGGCGAGCCCGGCACCGGCCGCTTCTCGTTCGTCAAACGCTACCTGAAGGCCGAAGGCAAACGCCTGCAGACCCCGGCGGACTGGGTCTACGTCAACAATTTCGACGAGCCACGCGAACCCCGCGCCCTGGAACTGCCTTCGGGCACTGCCGGTGCATTCATCGGTGACATCAACGGTTTGATCGACAACCTGCTGGCGACGTTTCCGGCAGTCTTCGAGCACCCGTCCTACCAGCAGAAGAAGAGTGCCATCGACCGCGCCTTCAACCAGCGCTACGACAAGGCTCTCGACATCATCGAGCGTCTGGCCCTGGAAAAAGACGTCGCCCTGTACCGCGACGCCAGCAACATCGCCTTCACGCCGATGCTCGATGGCAAAGCGCTGGACGAAGCCGAATTCGCCCAGTTGCCGGAAGCCGATCGCGAGCGTTTCCACGATGACATCTCTGGCCTGGAAGAGCGTCTGAACGAGGAACTCGCCAGCCTGCCGCAGTGGAAGCGTGAGTCGAACAATCAGCTGCGTTCGCTCAACGAGGAAACCATCACCTTGGCGCTGCAGCCATTGCTGTCGCCGCTGTCGGAGAAATATGCCGAGAACGCTGCGGTGTGCGGCTACCTGCAAGCGATGCAGGTGTATCTGCTGAAAACCGTGGTCGAGCAACTGGTCGATGACAGCAAGACCGACGCCGTCGCGCGCAAATTGCTGGAAGAGCAATACGCGCCAAGCCTGGTGGTCGGCCATCCAATCAGCGGTGGTGCGCCGGTGGTGTTCGAACCGCACCCGACTTACGAAAACCTCTTCGGCCGTATCGAATACACCACCGATCAGGGCGCGCTTTACACCACCTATCGCCAGTTGCGTCCGGGTGCCTTGCACCGTGCCAACGGCGGTTTCCTGATTCTTGAAGCGGAAAAAATGCTCAGCGAGCCGTTCGTGTGGGACGCGCTGAAACGCGCCCTGCAGTCGCGCAAACTGAAAATGGAATCGCCGCTGGGCGAGATGGGCCGCTTCGCCACCGTGACCCTCAACCCGCAGCACATTCCGTTGCAGGTCAAAGTCATCATCATCGGTGCGCGGTCGCTGTATTACACGCTGCAAGACCTCGATCCGGACTTCCAGGAGATGTTCCGCGTCCTCGTGGATTTCGACGAAGACATCCCGATGGTCGACGAGAGCCTGGAGCAGTTCGCCCAGCTGTTGAAAACACGGACTTCGGAAGAAGGCATGGCGCCGCTGACTGCCGACGCAGTAGCGCGTCTGGCGACTTACAGCGCACGTCTGGCCGAACACCAAGGGCGTTTGTCGGCGCGTATTGGCGATCTGTTCCAGTTGGTCAGCGAGGCGGATTTCATCCGTCACTTGGCCGGCGATGAAATGACCGATGCCGGGCATATCGAACGCGCGCTGAAAGCCAAAGCCACGCGCACCGGACGTGTGTCGGCAAGGATTCTCGATGACATGCTCGCCGGGATCATCCTCATCGACACCGATGGCGCGGCAGTCGGCAAGTGCAACGGTCTGACCGTGCTTGAGGTCGGCGACTCGGCGTTTGGTGTGCCGGCGCGGATTTCCGCCACGGTGTACCCGGGCGGCAGCGGCATCGTCGACATCGAGCGTGAGGTCAACCTTGGGCAGCCGATTCACTCCAAAGGCGTGATGATCCTCACTGGGTATCTGGGCAGCCGTTACGCTCAGGAATTCCCGCTGGCGATTTCCGCGAGCATCGCACTGGAGCAATCCTACGGTTACGTCGATGGCGACAGTGCGTCGCTGGGCGAGGCGTGCACGCTGATTTCGGCGCTGTCGAAAACCCCGCTCAAGCAGTGCTTCGCGATCACCGGTTCGATCAACCAGTTCGGTGAAGTGCAGGCAGTGGGCGGAGTCAACGAGAAGATCGAAGGCTTCTTCCGCCTCTGCGAAGCACGCGGCTTGACCGGCGAGCAGGGCGCGATCATTCCGCAGGCCAACGTTGCCACGCTGATGCTCGATGAGAAAGTGCTGGCGGCGGTGCGTGCCGGGCAGTTCCATGTATACGCGGTACGTCAGGCCGACGAGGCGTTGAGTCTGTTGGTCGGCGAGCCGGCGGGTGAGCCGAATGCCGACGGCGAATTCCCCGAAGGCAGCATCAACGCACGGGTGGTCGAGCGCTTGCGCGACATCGCCGAGATGATCAGCGAAGAAGACCTCAAGGAAGCCGAGAAGGAGTTGGCACAAGAGGCGCTGGCCGAAGCCAAACCGGCTTAA
- a CDS encoding TIGR00645 family protein, which yields MERFIENAMYASRWLLAPIYIGLSLGLLALALKFFQEVFHILPNVFSMAESELILVLLSLIDMALVGGLLVMVMISGYENFVSELNIDEGKEKLSWLGTMDSSSLKMKVAASIVAISSIHLLRIFMDAKNVDPEHLMWYVIIHMTFVVSAFAMGYLDKVTKH from the coding sequence ATGGAACGCTTTATCGAAAATGCAATGTACGCCTCGCGCTGGCTGCTGGCGCCGATCTATATCGGGCTGTCTCTTGGGCTGTTGGCGCTGGCACTGAAATTTTTCCAGGAAGTTTTTCACATCCTGCCCAACGTCTTCTCAATGGCCGAGTCGGAGCTGATTCTGGTGCTGCTGTCGCTGATTGATATGGCGCTGGTCGGCGGCCTGCTGGTGATGGTGATGATTTCCGGCTACGAGAACTTCGTCTCTGAACTGAACATCGATGAAGGCAAGGAAAAACTCAGCTGGCTCGGCACCATGGACTCTTCGTCGCTGAAGATGAAAGTCGCCGCTTCGATCGTGGCGATCTCCTCGATCCACCTGCTGCGCATCTTCATGGACGCCAAGAACGTCGATCCCGAGCACTTGATGTGGTACGTGATCATCCACATGACCTTCGTCGTTTCGGCGTTCGCCATGGGTTACCTGGACAAGGTCACCAAGCACTGA
- a CDS encoding DUF6482 family protein has protein sequence MNLQELNAFAIARKVDELNLISMEGGIYLLEARMHGAAYPLRDPKGDMLTLRSVEHARDLLHNFPVLPFNLVHTSVHDEMCGLGASGEESLKVPLAWRSAL, from the coding sequence ATGAACCTGCAAGAGCTGAATGCGTTTGCCATCGCCAGGAAGGTTGATGAGCTGAATCTGATTTCCATGGAAGGCGGGATTTATCTGCTCGAAGCGCGGATGCACGGGGCGGCGTATCCACTGAGAGATCCCAAGGGCGATATGCTGACGCTGCGTTCGGTGGAGCATGCTCGGGATTTGCTGCATAACTTTCCGGTACTGCCATTCAACCTCGTACACACCTCGGTACACGATGAAATGTGTGGCCTGGGCGCCAGTGGCGAGGAAAGCCTGAAAGTGCCGCTCGCGTGGCGTTCAGCCCTGTAG
- a CDS encoding FKBP-type peptidyl-prolyl cis-trans isomerase translates to MSEVNLSTDETRVSYGIGRQLGDQLRDNPPPGVSLDAILAGLTDAFAGKESRVGQEEMSASFKVIREIMQAEAAAKAEAAAGEGLAFLAENAKREGITTLASGLQFEVLTQGEGAKPTREDQVRTHYHGTLIDGTVFDSSYERGQPAEFPVGGVIAGWTEALQLMNAGSKWRLYVPSELAYGAQGVGSIPPHSVLVFDVELLDVL, encoded by the coding sequence ATGTCCGAAGTAAATCTGTCCACCGACGAAACCCGCGTCAGCTACGGCATCGGCCGTCAGCTGGGTGACCAGCTGCGCGACAACCCGCCACCGGGCGTTAGCCTGGACGCGATCCTGGCTGGCCTGACCGACGCGTTCGCCGGTAAGGAAAGCCGTGTGGGTCAGGAAGAAATGTCCGCCAGCTTCAAGGTTATCCGCGAAATCATGCAAGCCGAAGCGGCTGCCAAAGCTGAAGCCGCTGCTGGCGAAGGCCTGGCTTTCCTGGCTGAAAACGCGAAGCGTGAGGGCATCACCACCCTGGCTTCCGGCCTGCAATTCGAAGTGCTGACTCAGGGCGAAGGCGCCAAGCCGACCCGTGAAGATCAGGTGCGTACTCACTACCACGGCACCCTGATCGACGGCACTGTGTTCGACAGCTCCTACGAGCGCGGCCAGCCTGCAGAATTCCCGGTTGGCGGCGTGATCGCTGGCTGGACCGAAGCCCTGCAACTGATGAATGCCGGCAGCAAATGGCGTCTGTACGTGCCGAGCGAACTGGCTTACGGCGCTCAAGGCGTTGGCAGCATCCCGCCGCACAGCGTTCTGGTATTCGACGTCGAGCTGCTGGACGTTCTGTAA
- a CDS encoding zinc ribbon domain-containing protein YjdM, giving the protein MSTLPPCPKCNSEYTYEDGTQLVCPECAHEWSASGEAEVASDDAVKKDSVGNVLQDGDTITVIKDLKVKGTSLVVKVGTKVKNIRLCDGDHDIDCKIDGIGPMKLKSEFVRKV; this is encoded by the coding sequence GTGAGCACGTTGCCACCCTGCCCGAAATGCAATTCCGAATACACCTACGAAGACGGCACCCAACTGGTGTGCCCGGAGTGCGCCCACGAGTGGTCCGCCAGTGGCGAAGCCGAAGTGGCGTCCGATGATGCCGTGAAGAAAGATTCGGTCGGCAACGTCCTGCAGGACGGCGACACCATCACCGTGATCAAGGATCTGAAGGTCAAGGGCACCTCGCTGGTGGTCAAGGTCGGCACCAAGGTCAAGAACATCCGTCTATGCGATGGCGACCACGACATCGACTGCAAGATTGACGGTATCGGCCCGATGAAGCTCAAATCCGAGTTCGTCAGAAAGGTCTGA
- a CDS encoding polyprenyl synthetase family protein: MQPQAFYRAVADDFSAVDGIIKKQLTSRVPLVSKIGDYITSAGGKRLRPLLVLLCGKALGREGDDMRLLAATIEFLHTATLLHDDVVDMSGMRRGRSTANAMWGNAPSVLVGDFLYSRSFEMMVELGSMPVMKILSQATRIIAEGEVLQLSKVRDASTTEETYMEVIRGKTAMLFEASTHSAAALAGATAEQSEALRTFGDHLGVAFQLVDDLLDYKGDAETLGKNVGDDLAEGKPTLPLIYTMREGTPEQAALVRQAIQKGGIEDLESIRIAVEASGSLEYTAQLARDYVARAIKCLEALPASEYRDALVELSEFAVARTH, translated from the coding sequence ATGCAACCCCAAGCTTTCTACCGCGCGGTGGCGGACGATTTTAGCGCCGTCGACGGCATCATCAAGAAGCAGCTGACTTCCCGAGTACCGCTGGTATCGAAAATCGGCGATTACATTACCTCGGCCGGCGGCAAACGTCTGCGTCCTTTATTAGTGTTGCTGTGTGGCAAGGCCCTGGGTCGCGAAGGCGACGACATGCGTCTGCTGGCCGCCACCATCGAATTCCTGCACACCGCCACTCTGCTGCATGACGACGTGGTCGACATGTCCGGCATGCGCCGTGGCCGCTCGACCGCCAACGCCATGTGGGGCAACGCTCCGAGCGTGCTGGTCGGCGACTTCCTGTATTCGCGCTCGTTCGAAATGATGGTCGAACTGGGCTCGATGCCGGTGATGAAGATCCTCTCCCAGGCCACGCGCATCATCGCCGAAGGCGAAGTGTTGCAGTTGTCCAAGGTGCGCGACGCCAGCACCACCGAAGAAACCTACATGGAAGTCATCCGCGGCAAAACCGCGATGCTCTTCGAAGCCTCGACCCACAGTGCCGCCGCACTGGCTGGCGCTACCGCCGAACAGAGCGAAGCGCTGCGTACTTTTGGTGATCACCTCGGTGTGGCGTTCCAGTTGGTCGACGACCTGCTCGACTACAAGGGCGACGCCGAGACCCTGGGCAAGAACGTCGGTGACGATCTGGCTGAAGGCAAGCCGACCCTGCCGCTGATCTACACCATGCGCGAGGGCACGCCGGAACAGGCTGCCCTGGTGCGTCAGGCGATCCAGAAAGGCGGGATCGAAGATCTGGAAAGCATCCGCATCGCCGTGGAAGCGTCCGGCTCGCTGGAGTACACCGCGCAACTGGCCCGTGATTACGTGGCCCGTGCGATCAAGTGCCTTGAGGCGCTGCCGGCCAGTGAATATCGGGATGCGCTGGTTGAACTGAGTGAGTTTGCGGTCGCCCGTACGCACTGA
- the rplU gene encoding 50S ribosomal protein L21: MSYAVIVTGGKQYKVAPGEYLKIEKLEIATGESVTFDRVLLVANGDDVNIGAPVVAGATVVAEVISQGRHDKVRIIKFRRRKHHMKRMGHRQWYTEIKITGIQA, encoded by the coding sequence ATGTCTTATGCAGTAATCGTTACTGGCGGCAAGCAGTACAAAGTCGCCCCAGGTGAATACCTGAAGATCGAAAAACTGGAAATCGCTACCGGCGAATCCGTTACCTTTGATCGCGTTCTGTTGGTTGCCAATGGCGACGACGTGAATATCGGCGCTCCAGTTGTTGCTGGCGCTACCGTTGTGGCTGAAGTGATCTCCCAAGGTCGTCACGATAAAGTCCGCATCATCAAGTTCCGTCGCCGTAAGCACCACATGAAGCGTATGGGCCACCGCCAGTGGTACACCGAGATCAAAATCACCGGTATTCAGGCTTAA
- the rpmA gene encoding 50S ribosomal protein L27 gives MAHKKAGGSTRNGRDSEAKRLGVKMYGGQKIIPGNIIVRQRGTQFHAGYGVGMGKDHTLFAKIEGVIKFEVKGAFNRRYVSVVAA, from the coding sequence ATGGCACACAAAAAAGCTGGTGGTAGTACCCGTAACGGTCGCGACTCAGAAGCCAAACGCCTTGGCGTTAAGATGTATGGCGGCCAGAAAATCATTCCGGGCAACATCATCGTGCGTCAGCGCGGCACCCAATTCCACGCTGGCTACGGCGTTGGCATGGGTAAGGATCACACCCTCTTCGCGAAAATCGAAGGCGTGATCAAGTTTGAAGTAAAAGGCGCGTTCAACCGCCGTTACGTGAGCGTTGTCGCAGCTTAA
- the cgtA gene encoding Obg family GTPase CgtA, with product MKFVDEVSIRVKAGDGGNGAMSFRREKFIENGGPNGGDGGDGGSIYMMADENLNTLVDYRYTRHFDAERGSNGGSTDCTGKKGEDLILRVPVGTTVIDSATQEVIGDLTKAGQKLMVVQGGWHGLGNTRFKSSTNRAPRQTTPGKPGEQRDLKLEMKVLADVGLLGLPNAGKSTFIRSVSAAKPKVADYPFTTLVPNLGVVSVDRWKSFVIADIPGLIEGASDGAGLGIRFLKHLARTRLLLHLVDMAPLDDSSAPDAAEVIVNELIKFSPSLAERDRWLVLNKCDQILEEEHDERVKEIVDRLEWTGPVYVISAIAKIGTERLCHDIMRYMEDRADRLANDPAYKEELADLDQRIEDEARAQLQALDDKRALRRSGVKSVHDIGDDDWDEEDVDDEDGPEIIYVRD from the coding sequence ATGAAGTTTGTTGATGAAGTATCGATTCGCGTAAAGGCTGGTGACGGCGGCAATGGCGCCATGAGTTTCCGTCGGGAAAAATTCATCGAAAACGGTGGCCCGAACGGCGGTGATGGCGGTGACGGCGGTTCCATCTACATGATGGCTGACGAAAACCTCAACACCCTGGTCGACTACCGTTACACCCGGCACTTCGATGCCGAGCGTGGCTCCAACGGCGGCAGCACCGACTGCACCGGTAAAAAAGGTGAAGATCTGATCCTGCGCGTGCCGGTCGGCACCACGGTGATCGACTCCGCTACTCAGGAAGTCATCGGCGACCTGACCAAGGCTGGCCAGAAGTTGATGGTAGTGCAGGGCGGCTGGCACGGTCTGGGTAACACCCGTTTCAAATCCAGTACCAACCGTGCGCCGCGTCAGACCACGCCGGGCAAGCCGGGTGAGCAGCGCGACCTGAAACTGGAAATGAAAGTACTGGCCGACGTCGGTCTGCTGGGCTTGCCGAACGCCGGTAAAAGTACCTTTATCCGCTCCGTTTCGGCGGCCAAGCCGAAAGTTGCCGATTACCCGTTCACCACGCTGGTGCCGAACCTCGGTGTGGTCAGCGTCGATCGCTGGAAGAGCTTCGTCATTGCCGATATTCCGGGTCTGATCGAAGGTGCTTCCGACGGTGCTGGTCTGGGTATTCGCTTCCTCAAGCACTTGGCGCGTACGCGTCTGCTGCTGCACCTCGTCGACATGGCGCCGCTGGATGACAGCAGTGCACCGGATGCGGCTGAAGTGATCGTCAACGAGCTGATCAAGTTCAGCCCGTCCCTGGCTGAGCGTGATCGCTGGCTGGTGCTGAACAAGTGCGACCAGATCCTTGAAGAAGAGCACGATGAGCGCGTCAAGGAAATCGTTGATCGCCTTGAGTGGACCGGTCCGGTTTACGTGATCTCGGCCATCGCCAAGATCGGTACCGAGCGTCTGTGCCACGACATCATGCGTTACATGGAAGACCGTGCTGATCGCCTGGCCAATGACCCGGCTTACAAGGAGGAGCTGGCCGATCTCGATCAGCGCATCGAAGACGAGGCCCGCGCGCAACTGCAGGCGCTGGATGACAAGCGTGCCCTGCGTCGCAGCGGCGTGAAGTCGGTCCATGACATCGGTGACGATGATTGGGACGAAGAAGATGTGGATGACGAAGACGGTCCGGAAATCATTTACGTGCGTGACTGA
- the proB gene encoding glutamate 5-kinase, which produces MRSKVTGAQRWVVKIGSALLTADGKGLDRAAMGVWVEQMVALHEAGVELVLVSSGAVAAGMSRLGWTARPSAMHELQAAAAIGQMGLVQAWESSFAEHGRHTAQILLTHDDLSDRKRYLNARSTLRALVELKVIPVINENDTVVTDEIRFGDNDTLAALVANLVEADLLVILTDRDGMFDADPRNNPDAQLIYEARADDPSLDAVAGGTGGALGRGGMQTKLRAARLAARSGAHTIIVGGRLERVLDRLRAGERIGTLLSPERGMLAARKQWLAGHLQTRGTLVLDDGAVSALSKGNKSLLPVGVKLVQGSFRRGEMVVCVAPDGREIARGLANYSALEAQKIIGQSSDAIVGLLGYMAEPELVHRDNLILV; this is translated from the coding sequence ATGCGGAGCAAGGTGACAGGTGCGCAGCGTTGGGTCGTGAAGATCGGCAGCGCTTTGCTGACAGCTGATGGCAAAGGGCTGGATCGCGCGGCAATGGGTGTCTGGGTCGAGCAGATGGTGGCCTTGCATGAGGCTGGCGTCGAATTGGTGCTGGTGTCCTCCGGGGCGGTGGCGGCCGGCATGAGTCGTTTGGGCTGGACCGCACGACCCAGTGCGATGCACGAGCTCCAGGCGGCTGCGGCAATTGGTCAGATGGGTCTGGTGCAGGCGTGGGAGTCGAGCTTCGCTGAGCATGGCCGGCACACTGCACAGATTCTCCTGACGCACGACGACCTGTCCGACCGCAAGCGTTACCTGAACGCCCGTAGCACCCTGCGCGCATTGGTCGAGCTGAAAGTCATCCCGGTGATCAACGAAAATGACACCGTGGTCACTGACGAAATCCGTTTCGGTGACAACGACACGCTGGCGGCGCTGGTGGCGAATCTGGTCGAGGCGGATCTGCTGGTGATCCTTACCGATCGCGACGGCATGTTCGACGCCGATCCGCGCAACAACCCTGACGCGCAGCTGATTTACGAGGCGCGCGCTGATGATCCGAGTCTCGATGCGGTGGCGGGCGGCACGGGTGGTGCGCTGGGTCGTGGCGGCATGCAGACCAAGTTGCGTGCGGCTCGATTGGCTGCGCGTTCCGGTGCGCACACCATTATCGTCGGTGGGCGTCTTGAGCGCGTGCTCGATCGCCTGAGGGCGGGTGAGCGCATCGGCACTTTGCTGTCGCCTGAGCGCGGCATGCTCGCGGCACGCAAGCAGTGGCTGGCCGGGCATCTGCAAACTCGCGGCACCCTGGTGCTGGATGATGGTGCGGTGTCGGCGTTGTCGAAGGGCAACAAAAGCCTGCTGCCCGTCGGTGTGAAGCTGGTGCAGGGCAGTTTCCGTCGCGGCGAGATGGTGGTCTGTGTGGCGCCGGATGGTCGTGAGATTGCCCGGGGCCTGGCCAACTACAGTGCGCTGGAAGCACAAAAAATCATCGGTCAGTCGTCGGATGCGATTGTCGGTTTGCTCGGTTACATGGCGGAGCCGGAACTGGTTCACCGTGACAACCTGATTCTGGTTTAA
- a CDS encoding CreA family protein, with the protein MRLAKGLLGLLMAMPLLASAEEIGQVSTVFKFVGPNDRIVVEAFDDPKVEGVTCYLSRAKTGGVKGGLGLAEDRAEASIACRQVGPIKFKGDLKDGDEVFKERTSLVFKTMQVVRFLDKKRNTLVYLVYSDRLIEGSPQNAVTAIPILPWVPVQQ; encoded by the coding sequence ATGCGTTTAGCGAAAGGATTGTTGGGCTTGCTGATGGCGATGCCATTGCTGGCCTCGGCCGAGGAAATCGGTCAAGTGTCGACGGTGTTCAAGTTTGTCGGCCCTAACGACCGCATTGTGGTCGAGGCTTTCGATGATCCGAAAGTTGAGGGGGTTACCTGCTACCTGTCGCGCGCCAAGACTGGCGGTGTGAAGGGTGGTCTGGGTCTGGCTGAAGATCGCGCCGAAGCTTCGATCGCCTGCCGCCAGGTAGGGCCGATCAAGTTCAAGGGTGATCTGAAGGATGGTGATGAGGTGTTCAAGGAGCGCACTTCGCTGGTGTTCAAGACCATGCAGGTGGTGCGTTTCCTCGACAAGAAGCGCAATACGCTGGTGTACCTGGTCTACAGCGACCGCTTGATCGAAGGCAGTCCGCAGAATGCCGTGACCGCCATCCCGATCCTGCCGTGGGTGCCGGTCCAGCAATAA
- the rpsT gene encoding 30S ribosomal protein S20 has protein sequence MANSPSAKKRAKQAEKRRSHNASLRSMVRTYIKNVVKAIDAKDAEKAQAAYVLAVPVIDRMADKGIIHKNKAARHKSRLNGHVKALKEAA, from the coding sequence GTGGCCAACTCACCTTCCGCCAAAAAACGTGCAAAACAGGCTGAGAAGCGTCGCAGCCACAACGCCAGCCTGCGTTCCATGGTTCGCACCTACATCAAGAATGTAGTTAAAGCCATTGACGCAAAAGACGCTGAAAAAGCTCAAGCTGCATACGTTCTGGCTGTGCCAGTTATCGACCGTATGGCCGATAAAGGCATCATCCACAAGAACAAGGCTGCTCGTCATAAGAGCCGTCTGAATGGCCACGTCAAAGCGCTGAAAGAAGCTGCTTAA
- the murJ gene encoding murein biosynthesis integral membrane protein MurJ, which translates to MNLLKSLAAVSSITMLSRILGFVRDTLIARTFGAGMATDAFFIAFKLPNLLRRIFAEGAFSQAFVPILAEYKSQQGEEATRTFIAYVSGLLTLVLAVVTALGMIAAPWVIWATAPGFTDTPEKFQLTSDLLRVTFPYILLISLSSLAGAILNTWNRFSVPAFVPTLLNVSMIVFSLFLTPYFDPPVMALGWAVLVGGLAQLLYQLPHLKKIGMLVLPRLNLRDTGVWRVMKQMLPAILGVSVSQISLIINTIFASFLVAGSVSWMYYADRLMELPSGVLGVALGTILLPTLAKTYASKDRHEYSRILDWGLRLCFVLVLPCSLALGILAEPLTVSLFQYGQFSGFDAEMTQRALIAYSVGLLGIIVIKVLAPGFYAQQNIRTPVKIAIFTLVVTQLFNLVLIGPLAHAGLALAISAGACLNAGLLFYQLRKQQMYQPQPGWARFGFKLVVAVAVMSAVLLLGMHFMPAWDQGHMLERFLRLGALVAAGVVSYFGMLLLLGFRLRDFNRKALS; encoded by the coding sequence ATGAATCTGCTCAAATCGTTGGCCGCCGTCAGCTCTATCACGATGCTTTCCCGGATTCTGGGCTTTGTTCGTGACACGCTGATTGCTCGTACTTTCGGCGCCGGGATGGCGACGGATGCCTTCTTTATTGCCTTTAAATTGCCCAATCTGTTGCGGCGGATCTTTGCTGAGGGCGCTTTCTCGCAGGCATTCGTGCCGATTCTGGCTGAATACAAAAGCCAGCAGGGCGAAGAGGCGACGCGTACGTTCATTGCTTACGTTTCGGGTTTGCTGACGCTGGTGTTGGCGGTCGTCACTGCGCTGGGCATGATCGCCGCGCCCTGGGTGATCTGGGCCACGGCCCCGGGTTTTACCGACACGCCGGAAAAATTCCAGCTCACCTCCGATCTGTTGCGGGTGACGTTCCCCTATATATTGCTGATCTCCCTGTCCTCACTGGCGGGCGCGATTCTCAATACCTGGAACCGTTTCTCGGTGCCGGCCTTCGTGCCGACCTTGCTCAACGTCAGCATGATTGTGTTCTCTCTGTTCCTCACGCCGTATTTCGATCCGCCGGTGATGGCGCTGGGCTGGGCGGTACTGGTCGGTGGTCTGGCGCAGTTGCTCTATCAACTGCCGCACCTGAAAAAGATCGGCATGCTGGTGCTGCCGCGTCTGAATCTGCGTGATACCGGCGTCTGGCGCGTGATGAAACAGATGCTGCCGGCGATTCTTGGCGTTTCGGTCAGCCAGATTTCGCTGATCATCAACACCATCTTCGCCTCGTTTCTGGTCGCGGGCTCGGTGTCGTGGATGTATTACGCCGATCGCCTGATGGAATTGCCATCCGGTGTACTGGGTGTGGCGTTGGGTACGATTCTGCTGCCGACGCTGGCCAAAACCTACGCCAGCAAGGATCGCCACGAATACTCGCGGATTCTCGATTGGGGTCTGCGTCTGTGCTTTGTGCTGGTGCTGCCGTGTTCGCTGGCGCTGGGAATTCTCGCTGAGCCACTGACCGTTTCGTTGTTCCAGTACGGTCAATTCAGTGGCTTCGACGCCGAAATGACCCAGCGCGCACTGATTGCTTATTCTGTCGGTCTGCTCGGGATAATCGTGATCAAAGTGCTCGCTCCGGGCTTTTATGCGCAACAGAACATCCGTACCCCGGTAAAAATCGCAATCTTCACCCTTGTGGTCACTCAGTTGTTCAACCTGGTGCTGATTGGCCCTCTGGCTCACGCCGGTCTAGCCCTGGCGATCAGTGCCGGTGCCTGTCTCAACGCTGGGTTGCTGTTCTATCAACTGCGCAAACAACAGATGTATCAGCCGCAGCCGGGCTGGGCCAGGTTCGGTTTCAAACTGGTTGTCGCCGTGGCCGTGATGTCGGCAGTGTTGTTGCTGGGCATGCACTTCATGCCAGCGTGGGATCAAGGGCACATGCTTGAACGCTTCCTGCGTCTGGGCGCATTGGTCGCGGCGGGTGTGGTGTCCTATTTCGGTATGTTGCTGCTGCTCGGTTTCCGCTTGCGTGACTTCAATCGCAAGGCCTTGAGTTAA